From the genome of Mucilaginibacter paludis DSM 18603:
TTAAAACCGCTGAAGATAGCCGTATAACCAAGCTGATCACGTTTGCTTCTATTGCCGACTTTTATAACCTGTGGCCTAAAGAGCACGAGGCGCAATGGAAGATACAGGGCGTAATGTACGTAAACAACGGGCGCACCAACCAGCAAATGCCTTTAAGGATAACATTGCTGAATGACCTGGAACAGCACCCGGAACGTTTGGATATCCTAAAAAAAGCGTCGGAGGTTAGCCAGCCCTGGCTGATTTTTCATGGAGATGCGGATGCAAGTGTACCATTAAAACGTGCGGAGCAATTACATGCCGCGCAACCCAATGCTGAACTGGTTGTGATTAAGGGCGGAGATCATGTTTTTGGAGCATCACATCCTTATAGCGGGGACGTTTTACCGGCACCGCTTCTGGAGTTTTGTGAAAAAAGTGTGGCTTTCCTCTTGAAATAAAGACGCTGATTTATTTTGGCTGAGTAATCAGTTTTGTCAACTTTTAAAAAGTTGACAAAACTCTGTCCCCACAACCGTAGCGCTTTGATTTCCCGGTATTCTAAGATTACTGATGCCTTTTTTTAGCCGCTCAAAATATACGCGACGTGGCTTTTAGGCATTAAAAAACATCCTTCAAATGTTTATAATTGGCTTTCACCGTATCCAACACTTCATCCATCCTGCCATTTAAAACCATCTTGGTCATGGAGAGTGCCATACCTTTTACCTGCTCAAATTCAACTTTGGGAGGCATGGCTAAGGCGTTCGGA
Proteins encoded in this window:
- a CDS encoding alpha/beta hydrolase; its protein translation is MITKEIYTIPGAKGRNMLMDLNFDDAYPEAPLVIFAHGFKGFKDWGTHNLVARYFAGQGFSYLKFNFSHNGTTPEHPTDFTDLIAFGDNTFSIELDDLNAVIDFACNGSAIPPAKKVYLIGHSMGGGISIIKTAEDSRITKLITFASIADFYNLWPKEHEAQWKIQGVMYVNNGRTNQQMPLRITLLNDLEQHPERLDILKKASEVSQPWLIFHGDADASVPLKRAEQLHAAQPNAELVVIKGGDHVFGASHPYSGDVLPAPLLEFCEKSVAFLLK